The proteins below are encoded in one region of Qipengyuania sp. HL-TH1:
- the carA gene encoding glutamine-hydrolyzing carbamoyl-phosphate synthase small subunit, producing MALSASSHAQPSGATGVLVLGDGTVIWGKGFGATGTAVGEVCFNTAMTGYQEVMTDPSYDSQIVTFTFPHIGNVGANEEDHESRGLGAVGCVVRQEVTPHSNFRAQNEFVEWMKDHGKIGLSGVDTRALTRRIRMAGAPNAVIAHSPRGEFDLPALKAQAAEWSGLEGLDLVPGVTRDANEDWTGGHWQLGFGYGEAKATKPHVVAIDYGAKDNIFRNLVQAGAKVTVVPARVTLDEVLALQPDGVFLSNGPGDPAATGEYAVPVIEGLLERDVPLFGICLGHQMLGLAAGAKTAKMFQGHRGANHPVQRVGEGWGESTGLVEITSMNHGFAVDGETLPEGVEQTHVSLFDGTNCGIAITGKRAFGVQYHPEASPGPQDSFYLFEKFVGMLEN from the coding sequence ATGGCCCTGTCCGCATCTTCGCACGCGCAACCCTCAGGCGCGACGGGAGTCCTCGTGCTGGGCGACGGCACCGTCATCTGGGGCAAGGGCTTTGGCGCCACCGGCACTGCCGTGGGCGAGGTGTGCTTCAACACCGCGATGACGGGCTATCAGGAAGTGATGACCGATCCGTCCTACGACAGCCAGATCGTCACCTTCACTTTCCCGCATATCGGCAATGTCGGCGCGAACGAGGAAGACCACGAAAGCCGCGGCCTCGGCGCGGTGGGCTGCGTGGTGCGGCAGGAAGTGACCCCGCATTCGAACTTCCGCGCGCAGAATGAATTTGTCGAATGGATGAAGGATCATGGCAAGATCGGCCTGTCGGGCGTCGATACCCGCGCGCTGACCCGCCGGATCCGCATGGCGGGCGCGCCCAATGCGGTGATCGCGCACAGTCCGCGCGGCGAATTCGACCTTCCGGCACTGAAGGCGCAGGCCGCCGAATGGAGCGGGCTCGAAGGGCTCGATCTCGTCCCCGGTGTGACCCGCGACGCCAATGAAGATTGGACCGGCGGCCACTGGCAGCTCGGCTTCGGCTATGGCGAAGCCAAGGCCACCAAGCCGCATGTCGTGGCGATCGACTACGGCGCGAAGGACAACATCTTCCGCAACCTCGTGCAGGCGGGCGCCAAGGTCACGGTCGTGCCCGCGCGCGTCACGCTCGACGAAGTGCTCGCGCTGCAGCCCGATGGTGTGTTCCTCTCGAACGGCCCGGGCGATCCGGCGGCGACGGGCGAATATGCGGTGCCGGTGATCGAGGGGCTGCTCGAGCGCGACGTCCCGCTGTTCGGCATCTGCCTCGGCCACCAGATGCTCGGCCTCGCAGCAGGCGCGAAGACCGCCAAGATGTTCCAGGGCCACCGCGGCGCCAACCACCCCGTCCAGCGTGTCGGGGAAGGGTGGGGCGAGAGCACCGGCCTGGTCGAGATCACCAGCATGAACCACGGCTTCGCGGTCGACGGCGAGACCCTGCCCGAAGGCGTGGAGCAAACCCACGTCTCGCTGTTCGACGGCACCAATTGCGGGATCGCGATCACGGGTAAGCGGGCGTTCGGGGTGCAATACCACCCCGAGGCGAGCCCCGGCCCGCAGGACAGCTTCTACCTGTTCGAGAAATTCGTAGGGATGCTGGAGAACTAA
- the carB gene encoding carbamoyl-phosphate synthase large subunit, which produces MPKRTDISSILVIGAGPIIIGQACEFDYSGTQAIKALKEEGYRVILVNSNPATIMTDPEMADATYVEPITPEIVAKIIAKERPDAVLPTMGGQTALNCALALFNDGTFEKYGVQMIGADADAIDKAENRQRFREAMDKIGLESARSGVANTVDEALAVLERTGLPSIIRPSFTLGGTGGGIAYNKPEFERIVREGLEASPTTEVLIEESLLGWKEFEMEVVRDRKDNCIIICSIENVDPMGVHTGDSITVAPALTLTDKEYQIMRTASINVLREIGVETGGSNVQFAVNPEDGRLIVIEMNPRVSRSSALASKATGFPIARVAAKLAVGYTLDEIQNEITGATPASFEPTIDYVVTKIPRFAFEKFKGAKNELSTAMKSVGEVMAIGRCFAESMQKALRGLETDLDGFNRVTELEGVSRDKIVASLSQRTPERILKIAQAFREGLSVEDIQPITGFDPWFLRQIEAIIYEENMIAHNGLPNTETEMRRLKAMGFSDKRLATLAVRSVGVAGGLGETQAKRSGLLHDALRAMAGATSEQEVRNLRRKLGVYPVYKRIDSCAAEFEAITPYMYSTYEAPSFGEPEDEADPSDRRKIVILGGGPNRIGQGIEFDYCCVHACFALAEAGFETIMVNCNPETVSTDYDTSDRLYFEPLTEEDVLEIMRVEMSKGEVVGVIVQFGGQTPLKLAAALEREGIPILGTSPDAIDLAEDRERFAKLINKLKLKQPLNGIAKSRDEAAAVAARIGYPVLLRPSYVLGGRAMEIVDSEAQLDDYIATAVNVSGDSPVLVDQYLRDAVECDVDVVSDGTEVRIAGVMQHIEEAGVHSGDSACTLPPYSLPQAIIAEMERQATELAVALEVRGLMNVQFAVKEGEVYLIEVNPRASRTVPFVAKAIGRPIAKVAARVMAGEPLSAFEPFDLNPNHMAVKEAVFPFARFPGADPALSPEMKSTGEVMGIDRGFAAAFLKSQLGAGMTPPQSGTLFVSVKDTDKPLILPAVKTLLDKGFRVIATGGTQQYLVQQGLAVEPVNKVAEGRPHIVDAIIDGAVQLIFNTTEGWQSLLDSKSIREAALEKKLPYYTTAAASLAVAQAIAEVSPDQLEVRSLQDYYS; this is translated from the coding sequence ATGCCCAAACGCACTGACATCTCCTCGATCCTCGTCATCGGCGCAGGTCCCATCATCATCGGCCAGGCGTGCGAGTTCGACTATTCCGGCACGCAGGCGATCAAGGCGCTGAAGGAGGAGGGCTACCGGGTCATCTTGGTCAACTCCAACCCCGCCACGATCATGACCGATCCGGAAATGGCCGACGCGACCTATGTCGAGCCGATCACGCCCGAGATCGTTGCCAAGATCATCGCCAAGGAGCGCCCCGACGCGGTGCTCCCCACGATGGGCGGGCAGACCGCGCTCAATTGCGCGCTGGCGCTGTTCAACGACGGCACCTTCGAGAAATACGGCGTGCAGATGATTGGCGCCGATGCCGACGCGATCGACAAGGCCGAGAACCGCCAGCGTTTCCGCGAGGCGATGGACAAGATCGGGCTCGAAAGCGCGCGCAGCGGCGTCGCCAATACGGTGGACGAGGCGCTTGCGGTGCTCGAACGCACCGGTCTGCCCTCGATCATCCGCCCCAGCTTCACGCTCGGCGGTACGGGCGGGGGGATCGCCTATAACAAGCCCGAGTTCGAACGGATCGTCCGCGAAGGCCTCGAAGCTTCGCCCACCACCGAAGTCCTGATCGAGGAATCGCTCCTCGGGTGGAAGGAATTCGAGATGGAGGTGGTGCGCGACCGCAAGGACAATTGCATCATCATCTGCTCGATCGAGAATGTCGATCCGATGGGCGTGCATACCGGCGACAGCATCACCGTGGCGCCTGCGCTGACGCTGACCGACAAGGAATACCAGATCATGCGCACCGCCAGCATCAACGTGCTGCGCGAGATCGGGGTCGAAACCGGCGGCTCGAACGTCCAGTTCGCGGTCAATCCCGAAGACGGCCGCTTGATCGTGATCGAGATGAACCCGCGCGTGTCGCGGTCCTCCGCGCTGGCATCGAAGGCGACCGGCTTCCCGATCGCGCGCGTCGCCGCCAAGCTGGCGGTGGGCTACACGCTCGACGAGATCCAGAACGAGATCACCGGCGCGACCCCGGCCAGTTTCGAACCGACGATCGACTATGTCGTGACCAAGATCCCGCGCTTCGCGTTCGAGAAGTTCAAGGGCGCCAAGAACGAACTGTCGACCGCGATGAAATCGGTCGGCGAGGTCATGGCGATCGGTCGCTGCTTTGCCGAATCGATGCAGAAGGCGCTGCGCGGTCTCGAAACCGATCTCGACGGGTTCAACCGGGTGACCGAGCTGGAAGGCGTTTCGCGTGACAAGATCGTCGCCTCGCTCAGCCAGCGAACCCCCGAACGCATCCTCAAGATCGCGCAGGCCTTCCGCGAGGGGCTGAGCGTCGAGGATATCCAGCCGATCACCGGATTCGATCCCTGGTTCCTGCGCCAGATCGAAGCGATCATCTACGAAGAGAACATGATCGCGCATAACGGCCTGCCCAATACCGAGACCGAGATGCGCCGCCTCAAGGCGATGGGCTTTTCGGACAAGCGGCTTGCCACGCTGGCGGTGCGGTCGGTCGGCGTCGCGGGCGGGTTGGGCGAAACGCAGGCCAAGCGGTCGGGCCTGCTGCACGATGCACTGCGCGCGATGGCCGGTGCGACGAGCGAGCAGGAAGTGCGCAATCTGCGCCGCAAGCTCGGCGTCTATCCGGTGTACAAGCGGATCGACAGCTGCGCCGCCGAATTCGAGGCGATCACGCCCTATATGTATTCGACCTACGAGGCCCCCAGCTTTGGCGAGCCCGAGGACGAGGCGGACCCGTCCGACCGCAGGAAGATCGTCATCCTGGGCGGCGGGCCCAACCGCATCGGGCAGGGCATCGAGTTCGATTATTGCTGCGTCCACGCCTGTTTCGCACTGGCCGAGGCCGGGTTCGAAACCATCATGGTCAATTGCAATCCGGAAACCGTCTCGACCGATTACGACACTTCGGACCGGCTCTATTTCGAGCCGCTGACCGAGGAAGACGTGCTCGAGATCATGCGCGTCGAGATGTCGAAGGGCGAAGTGGTCGGCGTCATCGTCCAGTTCGGCGGGCAGACTCCGCTCAAGCTGGCCGCCGCGCTCGAACGCGAAGGCATTCCGATCCTCGGCACCAGTCCCGATGCGATCGACCTAGCCGAAGACCGCGAACGTTTTGCCAAGCTGATCAACAAGCTGAAGCTGAAGCAGCCGCTGAACGGCATCGCCAAGAGCCGCGACGAGGCCGCCGCGGTGGCGGCGCGGATCGGCTATCCGGTGCTGCTGCGCCCGAGCTACGTGCTGGGCGGCCGCGCGATGGAAATCGTCGACAGCGAAGCGCAACTCGACGACTACATCGCCACCGCGGTTAATGTCAGCGGCGACAGCCCGGTGCTGGTCGACCAATATCTGCGCGATGCGGTGGAATGCGATGTCGATGTCGTTTCCGACGGCACCGAAGTGCGGATCGCTGGCGTAATGCAGCATATCGAGGAAGCCGGCGTCCATTCGGGCGACAGTGCCTGCACGCTGCCGCCCTACAGCCTGCCACAGGCCATCATCGCCGAGATGGAGCGCCAGGCGACCGAACTGGCCGTGGCGCTGGAAGTGCGCGGGCTGATGAATGTCCAGTTCGCGGTCAAGGAGGGCGAGGTCTATCTGATCGAGGTCAATCCGCGCGCCAGCCGCACGGTGCCCTTCGTCGCCAAGGCGATCGGCCGGCCCATCGCCAAGGTCGCCGCACGCGTCATGGCGGGCGAGCCGCTGAGCGCATTCGAACCCTTCGACCTTAACCCCAACCACATGGCGGTGAAGGAAGCGGTGTTCCCCTTCGCGCGCTTCCCCGGTGCCGACCCGGCGCTATCGCCCGAGATGAAATCGACCGGCGAGGTGATGGGGATCGATCGCGGGTTTGCCGCGGCTTTCCTCAAGTCACAGCTGGGCGCGGGCATGACCCCGCCGCAGTCGGGCACGCTGTTCGTGTCGGTCAAGGATACCGACAAGCCGCTGATCCTGCCGGCCGTAAAGACGCTGCTCGACAAGGGTTTCCGCGTCATCGCCACCGGCGGCACGCAGCAGTATCTGGTCCAGCAGGGTCTCGCGGTCGAACCGGTCAACAAGGTGGCCGAAGGGCGCCCGCATATCGTCGATGCGATTATCGACGGCGCGGTGCAGCTGATCTTCAACACCACCGAGGGCTGGCAGTCGCTGCTCGACAGCAAATCGATCCGCGAAGCGGCGCTGGAAAAGAAGCTGCCCTACTACACCACGGCCGCCGCTTCGCTGGCCGTTGCGCAAGCAATCGCAGAGGTTTCGCCGGACCAGCTTGAAGTACGTTCGTTGCAAGACTATTATAGCTGA
- the greA gene encoding transcription elongation factor GreA has protein sequence MEKVPMLAEGYEQLTAELKVLRAERPLIVDAIEEARAHGDLSENAEYHAAKERQGHVETQIADLEDKITRAQIIDPTTLSGDKVIFGATVTLLDENDKPVRYQIVGQTEADAAKGRISYNSPIGRALIGKQLDEEVEVTVPSGDKFYLINKIEFI, from the coding sequence ATGGAAAAAGTGCCGATGCTGGCCGAGGGCTACGAACAGCTCACGGCGGAACTCAAGGTCCTGCGCGCCGAGCGTCCCCTGATCGTCGATGCGATCGAGGAAGCACGTGCGCATGGCGACCTGTCGGAGAATGCCGAATATCACGCGGCCAAGGAACGCCAGGGCCATGTTGAAACGCAGATCGCCGACCTTGAGGACAAGATTACCCGCGCGCAGATCATCGATCCCACCACGCTGTCGGGCGACAAGGTGATCTTCGGGGCAACGGTCACGTTGCTCGACGAGAACGACAAGCCTGTGCGTTACCAGATCGTGGGCCAGACTGAAGCCGATGCTGCGAAGGGCCGGATCAGCTACAATTCGCCGATCGGGCGCGCGCTAATTGGCAAGCAGCTGGATGAAGAGGTCGAAGTGACCGTTCCCTCGGGCGACAAGTTCTACCTGATCAACAAGATCGAATTCATCTGA
- a CDS encoding GNAT family N-acetyltransferase, protein MAYVIRPYRDDDAEVLAEILALAITDIGPHAYSPAQVAAWAARHPGARRYRERVAAGDVIFVAADVDDRPVAYVLLEQDGHIDHLYNHPEHTRRGLATQLLATAATYARKHGMERLYAEASDLARPAFQRAGFTATHKREFTIPHGDRDVPIHNWGVEKPLS, encoded by the coding sequence ATGGCCTATGTAATCAGGCCGTATCGCGACGATGATGCCGAGGTGCTGGCCGAAATACTCGCCTTGGCGATCACCGATATCGGGCCGCATGCCTATTCGCCCGCGCAGGTTGCTGCGTGGGCCGCACGCCACCCCGGTGCCCGGCGGTACCGGGAGCGGGTTGCCGCTGGCGATGTGATCTTTGTCGCAGCCGATGTCGATGACCGGCCGGTCGCCTACGTCCTGCTCGAGCAGGACGGGCATATCGACCATCTCTACAACCATCCCGAGCATACGCGGCGCGGCCTGGCCACGCAGCTGCTGGCAACTGCGGCGACCTATGCGCGCAAACACGGGATGGAGCGCCTCTACGCCGAGGCCAGCGATCTTGCCCGCCCCGCTTTCCAGCGGGCCGGCTTCACCGCGACGCACAAGCGCGAATTCACCATTCCGCATGGGGACCGGGACGTCCCGATCCACAATTGGGGAGTGGAGAAACCCCTGTCGTGA
- a CDS encoding DUF4170 domain-containing protein: protein MEETESKQTLYLVMGGRVTDPRSVTFADPESIHVAGVFSSNEAAVDAWRSNAQRTVDDAEMKYVIVHLHKLLDPSA from the coding sequence ATGGAAGAAACCGAGAGCAAGCAGACGCTCTACCTCGTGATGGGCGGCCGGGTGACCGATCCGCGCAGCGTGACCTTTGCCGATCCCGAAAGCATCCACGTCGCCGGCGTGTTCAGCAGCAACGAAGCTGCGGTAGATGCCTGGCGCTCCAACGCGCAGCGTACTGTCGACGATGCCGAGATGAAGTATGTGATCGTCCACCTTCACAAGTTGCTCGATCCGAGCGCCTAA
- a CDS encoding phage holin family protein, which translates to MRDDDTERADEYPGPFDLPDEHEASEPEGEDAQPFSLTDDVLALIEDGKSYAEAELRFQKSRAGYIGNRTKGAIAFALGAFGVFHLALIAATVGIVIALAPVIGPWAATAVVTLALIIAGVVMLRLLKGRLDDIRDAFDDGDGE; encoded by the coding sequence ATGCGCGACGATGACACCGAACGGGCCGACGAATATCCCGGCCCGTTCGATTTGCCCGACGAACACGAGGCTTCCGAACCGGAGGGCGAGGACGCTCAGCCATTTTCGCTGACCGATGACGTCCTCGCGCTTATCGAGGATGGCAAGAGCTATGCCGAGGCCGAGCTGCGGTTTCAGAAAAGCCGCGCTGGTTATATCGGCAACCGGACCAAGGGTGCCATTGCGTTCGCCCTGGGCGCATTCGGCGTGTTCCACCTTGCCCTGATTGCGGCAACGGTCGGAATAGTGATCGCACTGGCGCCCGTCATCGGCCCATGGGCCGCAACCGCGGTTGTCACGCTGGCGCTGATCATCGCCGGAGTTGTCATGTTGCGCCTTCTCAAGGGACGGCTCGACGATATCCGCGATGCCTTCGATGATGGGGATGGCGAATGA
- the eno gene encoding phosphopyruvate hydratase, whose translation MTAIIDIHAREILDSRGNPTVEVDVLLDDGSFGRAAVPSGASTGAHEAVELRDGDKARYLGKGVINAVNAVNTEIRDMLVGAFDAEDQRDIDLSMIALDGTPNKGRIGANAILGTSMAVAKAAANARGLPLYSYIGGVSAHVLPVPMMNIINGGEHADNPIDIQEFMVMPIGADSLAEAVRWGAEVFHTLKKKLHEKGLATAVGDEGGFAPDLASTRDALDFIMASVEQAGFKPGEDIALALDCASTEFFKDGKYEISGEKLSLSGDEMAEYLDKLCRDYPIRSIEDGMAEDDFAGWKALTDRIGNSVQLVGDDLFVTNPERLRDGIEQGLANSLLVKVNQIGTLSETLDAVSIANRAGYTAVMSHRSGETEDATIADLAVATNCGQIKTGSLARSDRLAKYNQLIRIEEELGDSAIYGGRECFGRIVA comes from the coding sequence ATGACCGCGATCATCGATATCCACGCCCGCGAAATTCTCGATTCGCGGGGTAATCCCACGGTCGAGGTCGATGTTCTGCTCGACGATGGCAGCTTTGGCCGCGCCGCGGTGCCCAGCGGCGCCTCGACCGGTGCGCATGAAGCCGTCGAACTCCGCGATGGCGACAAAGCCCGCTATCTCGGCAAGGGCGTGATCAACGCAGTGAACGCGGTAAATACCGAAATCCGCGACATGCTGGTCGGCGCGTTCGATGCCGAGGACCAGCGCGATATCGACCTCTCGATGATCGCGCTCGACGGCACGCCCAACAAGGGCCGGATCGGCGCGAATGCGATCCTCGGCACCAGCATGGCGGTGGCCAAGGCCGCGGCGAATGCGCGCGGCCTGCCGCTCTATAGTTATATCGGCGGCGTTTCGGCGCATGTCCTGCCGGTGCCGATGATGAACATCATCAACGGCGGCGAACATGCCGACAACCCGATCGACATCCAGGAATTCATGGTCATGCCGATCGGTGCCGACAGCCTGGCCGAAGCGGTCCGGTGGGGCGCGGAGGTGTTCCATACGCTCAAGAAAAAGCTGCATGAGAAAGGCCTCGCCACCGCGGTCGGCGACGAAGGCGGCTTCGCCCCCGATCTCGCCAGCACGCGCGACGCGCTCGATTTCATCATGGCCTCGGTCGAGCAGGCCGGGTTCAAGCCGGGCGAGGACATCGCACTCGCACTCGATTGCGCCTCGACCGAATTCTTCAAGGACGGGAAATACGAGATCTCGGGCGAAAAGCTCTCGCTCTCGGGTGACGAGATGGCCGAATATCTCGACAAGCTGTGCCGCGACTATCCGATCCGTTCGATCGAAGACGGCATGGCCGAAGACGATTTCGCCGGTTGGAAAGCGCTCACCGACCGTATCGGCAACAGTGTCCAGCTGGTGGGCGACGACCTGTTCGTCACCAATCCCGAACGGCTGCGCGACGGGATCGAGCAAGGCCTGGCCAATTCGCTGCTGGTGAAGGTCAACCAGATCGGAACATTGTCCGAAACGCTCGATGCGGTGAGCATTGCCAACCGCGCGGGCTACACTGCGGTCATGTCGCATCGGTCGGGTGAAACCGAGGATGCGACGATTGCCGATCTCGCGGTCGCCACCAATTGCGGGCAGATCAAGACCGGCAGCCTCGCGCGTTCGGACCGGTTGGCCAAATACAACCAGCTGATCCGGATCGAGGAAGAGCTGGGTGACAGCGCGATCTATGGCGGGCGCGAATGCTTCGGCCGTATCGTAGCGTAG
- a CDS encoding phosphotransferase family protein encodes MGKFPAHPDEVSAAWLGAQLNARVDTVCWEPIGTGQVGDSVRFFLTGEDVPPTLAGKFPAEDASSRGTAALFGLYRKEVEFYRHAAPLLDVRVPKVYFTDVDETGSAFILLCEDMGPARQGDQIAGCGIEDARAAIRQAAAIHAPSWGRRELLDAEWIAPLADLRQQLGVMYPQAQAVFRERYGEMLEPEFMAICEQLREASAVWFERDDPPQCLVHGDFRLDNMLFDVRDGREPIAVLDWQTVAVGRPMTDVGYFIGCGIGAALWRDHERELLDLWRAEMRVRGIDLTHEEIERDYRLGILHGVSTAVFSAAFVERTERGDANFLSMARGACSLALERDSIQILKEAT; translated from the coding sequence ATGGGAAAATTTCCGGCGCATCCGGACGAGGTCAGCGCTGCGTGGCTTGGCGCGCAGCTGAACGCGCGTGTGGATACCGTCTGCTGGGAGCCGATCGGCACCGGGCAGGTGGGCGACAGTGTGCGTTTCTTCCTGACGGGTGAGGACGTACCCCCAACGCTCGCGGGGAAGTTCCCGGCAGAGGATGCCAGCAGCCGCGGCACCGCCGCGCTGTTCGGGCTCTACCGCAAGGAAGTCGAGTTCTACCGCCACGCCGCGCCGCTGCTCGATGTGCGGGTGCCGAAGGTCTATTTCACCGATGTCGACGAGACGGGCAGCGCCTTTATCCTGCTGTGTGAAGACATGGGCCCTGCGCGCCAGGGCGATCAGATCGCGGGGTGCGGGATCGAGGATGCGCGCGCCGCCATCCGGCAGGCAGCCGCGATCCATGCGCCCAGCTGGGGGCGCCGCGAACTGCTCGATGCCGAATGGATCGCCCCGCTCGCCGACCTGCGCCAGCAGCTCGGAGTGATGTACCCGCAGGCGCAGGCGGTTTTCCGTGAGCGCTACGGCGAAATGCTTGAGCCCGAATTCATGGCGATCTGCGAGCAATTGCGCGAAGCGAGCGCGGTGTGGTTCGAGCGCGACGATCCCCCGCAATGCCTCGTCCACGGCGATTTTCGTCTCGACAACATGCTGTTCGATGTCCGCGACGGACGCGAGCCGATCGCCGTTCTCGACTGGCAGACAGTGGCCGTGGGCAGGCCGATGACCGATGTCGGCTATTTCATCGGCTGCGGCATCGGTGCGGCATTGTGGCGGGATCACGAACGCGAATTGCTCGATCTGTGGCGCGCGGAAATGCGCGTCCGCGGGATCGACCTGACCCATGAGGAAATCGAGCGCGATTACCGGCTCGGCATCCTCCACGGCGTCTCCACCGCCGTGTTCAGCGCGGCCTTTGTCGAACGCACCGAGCGCGGCGATGCGAATTTCCTGTCGATGGCGCGCGGGGCCTGTTCGCTGGCGCTCGAGCGCGATAGTATCCAGATATTGAAGGAGGCGACCTAG
- the ribH gene encoding 6,7-dimethyl-8-ribityllumazine synthase yields MARFLIVEARFYDHLNDMLVAGARAALEAAGHEVEVLTVPGALEVPGAIALASESGRYDGYVGIGVVIRGETYHFEIVAGESARGIMALTMDGMAIGNGILTVENEAQALVRADPAQNDKGGEAAKAAMALLDLQGRFAG; encoded by the coding sequence ATGGCCCGTTTCCTGATCGTCGAAGCCCGTTTCTACGACCACCTCAATGACATGCTGGTAGCCGGCGCGCGCGCCGCGCTCGAAGCTGCCGGGCATGAAGTGGAAGTGCTCACCGTCCCCGGCGCGCTCGAAGTGCCCGGCGCGATCGCGCTCGCTTCCGAAAGCGGGCGCTATGACGGCTATGTCGGGATCGGCGTGGTGATCCGCGGCGAAACCTATCACTTCGAAATCGTCGCCGGCGAAAGCGCGCGCGGGATCATGGCGCTGACGATGGACGGCATGGCCATCGGCAACGGCATACTGACGGTCGAGAACGAGGCGCAGGCGCTGGTCCGCGCCGACCCGGCCCAGAACGACAAGGGCGGTGAAGCGGCCAAGGCGGCGATGGCGCTGCTCGATCTGCAGGGCCGGTTCGCCGGCTAA
- the ribB gene encoding 3,4-dihydroxy-2-butanone-4-phosphate synthase — protein MNTIEKVRTLVSQGLMTRAGLARAAGLHANTLRECGEDSWNPTADTLAKLEAFLEANDETPVIVGAEEIIDEARNGRMYILVDDEDRENEGDLIIPAQMATPSAINFMATHGRGLICLSLDRKRVEALGLEPMSRDNRESMQTAFTTSIEAKDGVTTGISAADRARTVSVAIDSTRGPDDIVTPGHVFPLAARDGGVLVRAGHTEAAVDISRLAGLNPSGVICEIMNEDGTMARLDDLIGFARRHDMKIGTIRDLIEYRMRHDHLVERVAEDSFDSDYGGDWRLLTYRNTVDGSESYVLQKGHVVEDQPTLARVHPISIFDDVLGKPGPRKRTLQRAMQAVGEHGAGVIVLITGRPASNRGYSESDAQRNVGIGSQILADLGIEDMILLSNSQPNVVAIEGYGLNIVDHKPIPE, from the coding sequence ATGAACACGATCGAAAAAGTTCGCACGCTCGTTTCGCAGGGTCTCATGACCCGCGCCGGCCTTGCCCGCGCCGCCGGGCTCCATGCCAATACCTTGCGCGAGTGCGGCGAGGATAGCTGGAACCCTACCGCCGATACGCTCGCCAAACTCGAAGCCTTCCTCGAGGCCAATGACGAGACCCCGGTCATCGTCGGCGCCGAGGAAATCATCGACGAAGCGCGCAATGGCCGCATGTACATCCTCGTCGATGACGAGGACCGCGAGAACGAAGGCGACCTGATCATTCCCGCGCAGATGGCGACACCCAGCGCGATCAATTTCATGGCGACGCATGGCCGCGGCCTCATCTGCCTGTCGCTCGACCGCAAGCGCGTCGAAGCGCTCGGCCTCGAACCGATGAGCCGCGACAATCGTGAAAGCATGCAGACCGCCTTCACCACCTCGATCGAGGCCAAGGACGGCGTCACGACGGGAATCAGCGCAGCCGACCGCGCGCGCACCGTTTCGGTCGCGATCGATTCGACCCGCGGGCCCGACGATATCGTGACCCCGGGCCATGTATTCCCGCTGGCGGCGCGCGATGGCGGCGTGCTGGTCCGCGCCGGACATACCGAAGCGGCGGTCGATATCTCGCGCCTTGCAGGCCTCAACCCCTCGGGCGTGATCTGCGAGATCATGAACGAGGACGGCACCATGGCGCGGCTCGACGATTTGATCGGCTTTGCCCGCCGCCACGACATGAAGATCGGCACGATCCGCGACCTGATCGAATACCGGATGCGTCACGACCATCTGGTCGAGCGCGTCGCCGAAGACAGTTTCGATTCCGACTATGGCGGCGACTGGCGTCTGCTGACCTACCGCAACACTGTCGACGGCAGCGAAAGCTACGTCCTGCAGAAGGGCCATGTGGTCGAGGACCAGCCTACCCTTGCCCGTGTCCATCCGATCTCGATCTTCGACGATGTGCTCGGCAAGCCCGGTCCGCGCAAGCGGACGCTGCAACGCGCGATGCAGGCGGTGGGCGAACATGGCGCAGGCGTGATCGTGCTCATCACCGGGCGTCCGGCGTCGAACCGCGGCTACAGCGAGAGCGACGCGCAGCGCAATGTCGGCATAGGGTCGCAAATCCTCGCCGATCTCGGCATCGAGGACATGATCCTGCTCAGCAATTCGCAGCCCAATGTCGTGGCGATCGAGGGCTACGGCCTCAATATCGTCGACCACAAACCCATTCCGGAGTGA